A region of Streptomyces sp. NBC_01267 DNA encodes the following proteins:
- the thrC gene encoding threonine synthase, protein MTTKGTHQWRGIIEEYRDRLPVTSTTPVVTLREGGTPLVPAQVLSERTGCEVHLKVEGANPTGSFKDRGMTMAITHAKEQGAQAVICASTGNTSASAAAYAVRAGMVCAVLVPQGKIALGKMGQALVHGARILQVDGNFDDCLTLARSLSDNYPVALVNSVNPSRIEGQKTGAFEIVDALGDAPDIHVLPVGNAGNITAYWKGYREYAADGPATRTPRMWGFQASGSAPIVRGEIVKDPSTIATAIRIGNPASWQFALDARDESGGFIDEVTDRQILSAYRLLASQEGVFVEPASAASVAGLLKAAEEGKVDPGQKIVCTVTGNGLKDPDWAVAGAPQPVTVPVDAVVAAERLGLVQ, encoded by the coding sequence ATGACCACCAAGGGCACCCACCAGTGGCGCGGCATCATCGAGGAGTACCGGGACCGGCTCCCGGTCACGAGCACGACGCCCGTCGTCACGCTCCGTGAGGGCGGTACGCCGCTCGTCCCCGCGCAGGTTCTTTCCGAGCGCACGGGCTGCGAGGTGCACCTCAAGGTCGAGGGCGCCAACCCCACGGGGTCCTTCAAGGACCGCGGTATGACCATGGCGATCACCCACGCCAAGGAGCAGGGCGCGCAGGCCGTCATCTGCGCCTCCACCGGCAACACCTCGGCCTCGGCCGCCGCCTACGCCGTACGGGCCGGAATGGTCTGTGCGGTCCTGGTGCCGCAGGGCAAGATCGCCCTCGGCAAGATGGGTCAGGCGCTGGTCCACGGCGCCAGGATCCTCCAGGTCGACGGCAACTTCGACGACTGCCTCACGCTGGCCCGCTCGCTCTCCGACAACTACCCGGTGGCGCTGGTCAATTCGGTCAATCCGTCCCGTATCGAGGGGCAGAAGACCGGCGCGTTCGAGATCGTCGACGCCCTCGGTGACGCCCCGGACATCCATGTGCTGCCCGTCGGCAACGCCGGCAACATCACGGCGTACTGGAAGGGCTACCGGGAGTACGCGGCGGACGGGCCGGCCACCCGCACCCCCCGGATGTGGGGTTTCCAGGCCTCCGGCTCCGCGCCCATCGTGCGCGGCGAGATCGTCAAGGACCCGTCCACCATCGCCACGGCGATCCGGATCGGCAACCCGGCCTCCTGGCAGTTCGCCCTCGACGCCCGCGACGAGTCGGGCGGTTTCATCGACGAGGTCACCGACCGTCAGATCCTGTCGGCCTACCGGCTGTTGGCCTCCCAGGAAGGCGTCTTCGTGGAACCCGCGTCGGCCGCCTCGGTCGCGGGCCTGCTGAAGGCCGCCGAAGAGGGCAAGGTCGACCCCGGCCAGAAAATCGTCTGCACGGTCACCGGCAACGGCCTGAAGGACCCGGACTGGGCGGTCGCGGGAGCCCCGCAGCCGGTCACCGTCCCGGTGGACGCCGTGGTGGCCGCCGAGCGCCTGGGCCTCGTCCAGTAG
- the thrB gene encoding homoserine kinase: MAGPAFRAAAVRVRTPATSANLGPGFDAFGLSLGLYDDVVVRVADTGLHVDIAGEGAETLPRDENHLLVRSLRTAFDLLGGQPRGLEVVCANRIPHGRGLGSSSAAICAGIVAARAVTIGGAEKLDDEALLELATEIEGHPDNVAACLLGGFTLAWTDGGAARAIRMDPADSIVPVVFVPSRPVLTETARGLLPRAVPHVDAAANAGRAALLVEALTRRPELLFAATEDRLHQEYRAPAMPESVALVNRLRADGVPAVISGAGPTVLALVENGAAEKVARLAGEGWAANRLPLDASGASVLPLGT; encoded by the coding sequence ATGGCCGGTCCCGCGTTCCGTGCCGCCGCCGTCCGGGTGCGCACCCCCGCCACCAGCGCCAACCTCGGGCCGGGCTTCGACGCCTTCGGCCTGTCGCTGGGGCTGTACGACGACGTGGTCGTCCGGGTCGCCGACACCGGGCTGCACGTCGACATCGCGGGTGAGGGCGCCGAGACGCTCCCGCGCGACGAGAACCACCTGCTCGTACGCTCCCTGCGTACGGCCTTCGACCTGCTCGGCGGGCAGCCGCGCGGCCTGGAGGTCGTCTGCGCCAACCGCATCCCGCACGGCCGCGGCCTCGGCTCCTCGTCCGCCGCCATCTGCGCGGGCATCGTCGCCGCCCGCGCCGTGACCATAGGCGGGGCCGAGAAGCTCGACGACGAGGCCCTGCTCGAACTGGCCACCGAGATCGAGGGCCACCCCGACAACGTGGCCGCCTGCCTGCTCGGCGGCTTCACCCTCGCCTGGACCGACGGGGGAGCGGCGCGGGCCATCAGGATGGATCCTGCGGATTCCATCGTTCCGGTGGTTTTCGTCCCCAGCAGGCCGGTGCTCACCGAGACCGCGCGGGGCCTCCTCCCGCGGGCCGTCCCCCATGTGGACGCGGCTGCCAACGCGGGTCGCGCGGCTCTGCTCGTGGAGGCGCTGACCAGGCGCCCCGAGCTGCTGTTCGCGGCGACCGAGGACCGACTGCACCAGGAGTACCGTGCTCCGGCGATGCCCGAGAGCGTGGCCCTGGTCAACCGACTGCGGGCGGACGGCGTTCCCGCAGTCATCTCCGGCGCGGGCCCCACGGTGCTCGCGCTGGTCGAGAACGGTGCGGCCGAAAAGGTCGCACGGCTGGCGGGCGAAGGGTGGGCGGCCAACCGGCTGCCGCTCGACGCCTCGGGTGCGAGCGTTCTACCGCTGGGTACGTAG
- the rho gene encoding transcription termination factor Rho has product MSDTTDLMGVTADNNVDAASAAGAATGSTARRRRSGTGLDGMVLAELQQVASGLGIKGTARMRKSQLIEVIKEAQAGSSAPKSAQAAKPAKSADSASTAETKPKRRATSKSRTGDESAAAEKSAAQQQIDIPGQPASDDQPAGERRRRRATAQAGSPETTTSAAEAKAPKTDATAETHSAGTDVKTEAPAEAATDSAEGRRDRGQRGDRRERGDRQDRGDRQERGDRGDRQERGERGSQRDRRDRGGKGDDQQGSQRQQRQGNQSSGPRADENDDDFDGGRRGRRGRYRDRRGRRGERQEFGDAPQVADDDVLIPVAGILDILDNYAFIRTSGYLPGPNDVYVSLAQVRKNGLRKGDHVTGAVRQPKDGERREKFNALVRLDSANGMAAESGRGRPEFQKLTPLYPQDRLRLETDPGVLTTRIIDLVAPIGKGQRGLIVAPPKTGKTMIMQAIANAITVNNPECHLMVVLVDERPEEVTDMQRSVKGEVISSTFDRPAEDHTTVAELAIERAKRLVELGHDVVVLLDSITRLGRAYNLAAPASGRILSGGVDSTALYPPKRFFGAARNIEDGGSLTILATALVETGSRMDEVIFEEFKGTGNMELKLDRKLADKRIFPAVDVDPSGTRKEEILLNAEELAIVWKLRRVLHALDSQQAIELLLDKMKKTKSNAEFLMQIAKTTPGSGND; this is encoded by the coding sequence GTGAGCGACACCACCGATCTGATGGGCGTGACTGCCGACAACAATGTCGACGCCGCGTCCGCCGCCGGTGCTGCTACCGGCAGCACCGCACGGCGCCGCCGCTCCGGCACCGGCCTCGACGGCATGGTCCTGGCCGAGCTGCAGCAGGTCGCGTCCGGCCTCGGTATCAAAGGCACCGCACGGATGCGCAAGAGCCAGCTGATCGAGGTCATCAAGGAGGCGCAGGCCGGTTCGTCCGCGCCCAAGAGCGCCCAGGCCGCCAAGCCCGCCAAGAGCGCGGACAGCGCGTCGACGGCCGAGACCAAGCCGAAGCGCCGTGCCACCTCCAAGTCCCGTACGGGTGACGAGTCCGCGGCGGCCGAGAAGTCCGCGGCCCAGCAGCAGATCGACATCCCCGGTCAGCCTGCCAGCGACGACCAGCCGGCCGGCGAGCGCCGTCGCCGTCGGGCCACCGCCCAGGCGGGCAGCCCCGAGACCACGACATCCGCCGCCGAGGCCAAGGCCCCGAAGACGGACGCCACCGCGGAGACGCACTCCGCCGGCACCGACGTGAAGACCGAGGCTCCGGCCGAGGCCGCCACCGACAGCGCCGAAGGCCGTCGTGACCGTGGCCAGCGCGGTGACCGCCGGGAGCGCGGCGACCGCCAGGACCGCGGGGACCGACAGGAGCGCGGCGACCGCGGCGACCGTCAGGAGCGCGGTGAGCGCGGCAGCCAGCGCGACCGCCGCGACCGCGGTGGCAAGGGCGACGACCAGCAGGGCAGCCAGCGCCAGCAGCGCCAGGGCAACCAGAGCAGCGGCCCGCGCGCCGACGAGAACGACGACGACTTCGACGGAGGCCGCCGTGGTCGCCGTGGCCGTTACCGTGACCGCCGCGGCCGTCGTGGCGAGCGCCAGGAGTTCGGTGACGCGCCCCAGGTCGCCGACGACGACGTCCTGATCCCCGTCGCGGGCATCCTGGACATCCTGGACAACTACGCGTTCATCCGGACCTCCGGCTACCTGCCGGGCCCGAACGACGTGTACGTCTCGCTCGCCCAGGTCCGTAAGAACGGCCTGCGCAAGGGTGACCACGTCACCGGCGCCGTCCGCCAGCCCAAGGACGGCGAGCGCCGCGAGAAGTTCAACGCGCTCGTCCGCCTCGACTCGGCGAACGGCATGGCGGCCGAATCCGGCCGCGGGCGCCCGGAGTTCCAGAAGCTGACTCCGCTGTACCCGCAGGACCGGCTCCGCCTGGAGACCGACCCGGGTGTGCTGACGACCCGGATCATCGACCTCGTCGCGCCGATCGGCAAGGGCCAGCGCGGTCTGATCGTGGCCCCGCCGAAGACCGGTAAGACCATGATCATGCAGGCCATCGCCAACGCGATCACGGTCAACAACCCCGAGTGCCACCTGATGGTCGTCCTCGTCGACGAGCGTCCGGAAGAGGTCACCGACATGCAGCGGTCGGTGAAGGGCGAGGTCATCTCCTCGACCTTCGACCGTCCGGCCGAGGACCACACCACCGTCGCCGAGCTGGCCATCGAGCGCGCCAAGCGCCTCGTGGAGCTGGGTCACGACGTGGTCGTGCTGCTCGACTCGATCACCCGCCTGGGCCGTGCGTACAACCTGGCGGCCCCGGCCTCCGGGCGCATCCTCTCCGGTGGTGTCGACTCGACCGCCCTCTACCCGCCGAAGCGCTTCTTCGGTGCCGCGCGGAACATCGAGGACGGCGGCTCGCTGACCATCCTCGCCACCGCGCTGGTCGAGACCGGCTCGCGCATGGACGAGGTGATCTTCGAGGAGTTCAAGGGCACCGGCAACATGGAGCTCAAGCTCGACCGGAAGCTCGCCGACAAGCGCATCTTCCCCGCGGTGGACGTCGACCCGTCCGGTACGCGTAAGGAAGAGATCCTCCTGAACGCGGAGGAGCTCGCCATCGTCTGGAAGCTGCGCCGGGTGCTCCACGCGCTCGACTCGCAGCAGGCGATCGAGCTGCTGCTCGACAAGATGAAGAAGACCAAGTCGAACGCCGAGTTCCTGATGCAGATCGCGAAGACCACGCCCGGGAGCGGCAACGACTGA
- a CDS encoding LCP family protein, producing the protein MGESQKAGRIRGSGKRRRRASTRRRTLTITAWVAAGVVVLGGGGLGFLYFKLDGNLKSVDINAQLGTDRPAKVDNGSMDILVLGSDSRAGANSKYGKDEGGARSDTAMVVHVYQGHKKASVVSIPRDTLVDRPDCTDSKGATVAGAQHAMFNTAYESGGPACAVKTVEKMSGIRMDHYLEVDFSGFQKLIDDLGGVPVTTTKAINDDKSHLHLAAGTHTLNGEDALGLVRTRHGVGDGSDLGRIQLQQAFIKALINQIKHVGVFTSPTKLYNLADTATKTVTTDSDINSVKSLVSFANGLKGIGAGDMKMVTMPVEYDPADPNRVIPLEAKAQQVWTALKQDRPIPAAATKGSAGDQGEAGKVVTSS; encoded by the coding sequence ATGGGCGAGTCACAGAAGGCGGGCCGAATACGGGGCAGCGGCAAACGCCGCAGGAGGGCATCCACCCGGCGCAGGACGCTGACCATCACGGCATGGGTGGCCGCCGGAGTCGTCGTACTCGGCGGCGGCGGACTGGGCTTCCTCTACTTCAAGCTCGACGGCAACCTCAAGAGCGTCGACATCAACGCCCAGCTCGGCACCGACCGCCCCGCCAAGGTCGACAACGGCTCCATGGACATCCTGGTGCTCGGCTCCGACTCCCGCGCGGGGGCGAACTCCAAGTACGGCAAGGACGAGGGCGGCGCCCGCTCGGACACCGCGATGGTCGTCCACGTCTACCAGGGCCACAAGAAGGCCAGTGTCGTGTCGATCCCCCGCGACACCCTCGTGGACCGGCCCGACTGCACCGACTCCAAGGGCGCCACGGTCGCGGGCGCGCAGCACGCCATGTTCAACACGGCGTACGAGAGCGGCGGTCCGGCCTGCGCGGTGAAGACCGTCGAGAAGATGTCCGGGATCCGGATGGACCACTACCTGGAGGTCGACTTCTCCGGCTTCCAGAAGCTCATCGACGACCTGGGCGGTGTGCCCGTCACCACCACCAAGGCGATCAACGACGACAAGAGCCACCTGCACCTCGCGGCGGGCACCCACACGCTCAACGGCGAGGACGCGCTCGGCCTCGTACGCACCAGGCACGGCGTCGGCGACGGCAGCGACCTCGGCCGCATACAGCTCCAGCAGGCCTTCATCAAGGCGCTGATCAACCAGATCAAGCACGTCGGGGTATTCACCAGCCCCACGAAGCTCTACAACCTCGCGGACACCGCCACCAAGACGGTCACCACCGACTCCGACATCAACTCCGTCAAGAGCCTGGTGAGCTTCGCGAACGGGCTCAAGGGCATCGGCGCGGGCGACATGAAGATGGTCACGATGCCCGTCGAGTACGACCCGGCGGATCCCAACCGGGTGATCCCGCTGGAGGCGAAGGCGCAGCAGGTGTGGACCGCGCTGAAGCAGGACCGGCCCATTCCGGCCGCCGCGACCAAGGGCTCCGCGGGCGACCAGGGCGAGGCGGGCAAGGTCGTGACCAGCTCGTAG
- the rpmE gene encoding 50S ribosomal protein L31, with amino-acid sequence MKRDIHPEYHETQVSCTCGASFTTHSTLAEGTIRAEVCSECHPFYTGKQKILDTGGRVARFEARFGKKAAGSDAK; translated from the coding sequence TTGAAGCGCGACATCCACCCCGAGTACCACGAGACCCAGGTCAGCTGCACCTGCGGTGCCTCGTTCACCACCCACAGCACCCTCGCCGAAGGCACCATCCGTGCCGAGGTCTGCTCCGAGTGCCACCCGTTCTACACGGGCAAGCAGAAGATCCTCGACACCGGTGGCCGTGTGGCCCGCTTCGAGGCCCGCTTCGGCAAGAAGGCCGCCGGCTCCGACGCCAAGTAG
- the prfA gene encoding peptide chain release factor 1, with product MFEAVEELIGEHAGLEEQLADPSVHADQANARRLNKRYAELTPIVATYRSWKQTGDDIETARELSYDDPEFAAEVKVLDKQREALTEKLRLLLVPRDPSDDKDVLLEVKAGAGGDESALFAGDLLRMYLRYAERAGWKTEIIDATESELGGYKDVQVAVKTKGGNGATEPGQGVWARLKYEGGVHRVQRVPSTESQGRIHTSAAGVLVTPEAEEVEVEVHPNDLRIDVYRSSGPGGQSVNTTDSAVRITHLPTGVVASCQNEKSQLQNKEQAMRILRSRLLAAAQEAAEREASDVRRSQVRTVDRSEKIRTYNFPENRISDHRVGFKAYNLDQVLDGDLDAVIQACVDADSAAKLAAAQ from the coding sequence ATGTTCGAGGCGGTCGAGGAACTGATCGGCGAGCACGCCGGTCTTGAGGAACAGCTCGCCGACCCGTCGGTCCACGCCGACCAGGCCAACGCGCGCAGGCTCAACAAGCGCTACGCCGAGCTGACCCCGATCGTCGCCACGTACCGTTCCTGGAAGCAGACCGGGGACGACATCGAGACGGCCCGTGAACTGTCCTACGACGACCCGGAGTTCGCCGCCGAGGTCAAGGTGCTGGACAAGCAGCGCGAGGCGCTCACCGAGAAGCTCCGGCTGCTCCTGGTGCCGCGCGACCCCAGCGACGACAAGGACGTTCTCCTGGAGGTCAAGGCGGGCGCGGGCGGCGACGAGTCGGCCCTGTTCGCCGGTGACCTGCTGCGGATGTACCTGCGCTACGCCGAGCGGGCCGGCTGGAAGACCGAGATCATCGACGCCACCGAGTCCGAACTGGGCGGCTACAAGGACGTCCAGGTCGCGGTGAAGACCAAGGGCGGCAACGGCGCGACCGAGCCCGGCCAGGGCGTCTGGGCGCGGCTGAAGTACGAGGGCGGCGTGCACCGCGTGCAGCGGGTGCCCTCCACCGAGTCGCAGGGCCGCATCCACACCTCGGCGGCCGGGGTGCTCGTCACCCCCGAGGCCGAGGAGGTCGAGGTCGAGGTCCACCCCAACGACCTCCGCATCGACGTGTACCGCTCGTCAGGGCCCGGCGGACAGTCGGTCAACACCACGGACTCCGCGGTCCGCATCACGCACCTGCCGACCGGCGTCGTCGCCTCCTGCCAGAACGAGAAGAGCCAGCTCCAGAACAAGGAGCAGGCGATGCGTATCCTGCGTTCCAGGCTGCTCGCCGCGGCCCAGGAGGCCGCCGAACGGGAAGCCTCCGACGTACGGCGCAGCCAGGTCCGCACCGTCGACAGGTCCGAGAAGATCCGGACGTACAACTTCCCGGAAAACCGGATCTCCGACCACCGTGTCGGCTTCAAGGCGTACAACTTGGACCAGGTGCTCGACGGCGACCTGGACGCAGTGATCCAGGCGTGCGTGGACGCGGACTCCGCGGCCAAGCTCGCCGCCGCCCAGTAG
- the prmC gene encoding peptide chain release factor N(5)-glutamine methyltransferase, whose product MNLLLAEVAQATQRLADAGVPSPRFDAEELAAFVHGVKRGELHHVKDEDFDARYWETIARREAREPLQHITGRAFFRYLELQVGPGVFVPRPETESVVGWAIDAVRAMDVVEPLIVDLCTGSGAIALAMAQEVPRSRVHAVELSDDALHWTRKNAEGSRVTVHQGDALSALPELDGQVDLVISNPPYIPLTEWEYVAPEARDHDPEMALFSGEDGLDTIRGIERTAHRLLVPGGVVVIEHADTQGGQVPWIFTEERGWADAADHPDLNNRPRFATARKALP is encoded by the coding sequence ATGAACCTGCTGCTTGCCGAGGTGGCCCAGGCCACCCAGCGGCTGGCCGACGCCGGCGTGCCCTCCCCGCGCTTCGACGCCGAGGAGCTCGCCGCCTTCGTGCACGGCGTCAAGCGGGGCGAGCTCCACCACGTCAAGGACGAGGACTTCGACGCCCGCTACTGGGAGACCATCGCCCGCCGTGAGGCCCGGGAACCGCTCCAGCACATCACCGGCCGCGCCTTCTTCCGTTACCTGGAACTCCAGGTCGGGCCCGGTGTCTTCGTGCCCCGGCCGGAGACCGAGTCGGTCGTCGGGTGGGCCATAGACGCGGTGCGCGCCATGGACGTGGTCGAACCGCTGATCGTCGACCTGTGCACGGGCTCCGGAGCCATCGCGCTGGCCATGGCCCAGGAGGTGCCCCGCTCCCGGGTGCACGCCGTGGAACTGTCCGACGACGCGCTGCACTGGACCCGGAAGAACGCCGAGGGGTCCAGGGTCACCGTCCACCAGGGCGACGCCCTGAGCGCGCTCCCCGAGCTCGACGGCCAGGTGGACCTGGTCATCTCCAACCCGCCGTACATCCCGCTCACCGAGTGGGAGTACGTCGCCCCCGAGGCCCGTGACCACGACCCGGAGATGGCTCTCTTCTCCGGCGAGGACGGCCTCGACACGATCCGCGGAATCGAGCGCACCGCCCACCGTCTCCTCGTGCCCGGCGGCGTCGTCGTCATCGAGCACGCCGACACCCAGGGCGGCCAGGTTCCGTGGATCTTCACCGAGGAGCGGGGCTGGGCCGACGCGGCCGACCACCCCGACCTGAACAACCGGCCCCGTTTCGCGACAGCCCGCAAGGCCCTGCCGTGA
- a CDS encoding L-threonylcarbamoyladenylate synthase has protein sequence MARRYDTNDATDRTTGLREAASAVRRGELVVLPTDTVYGIGADAFSSEGVVDLLDAKGRGRNMPTPVLIGSPNTLHGLVTDFSEQAWELVDAFWPGALTLVAKHQPSLQWDLGDTRGTVAVRMPLHPVAIELLTEVGPMAVSSANLTGHPAPEDCDAAQEMLGDSVSVYLDGGPTPGNIPSSIVDVTGRIPVLLRAGALSAEELRKVVPDLEVAN, from the coding sequence ATGGCACGGCGATACGACACCAACGACGCGACCGACCGCACCACAGGTCTGCGTGAAGCAGCGTCCGCCGTCCGCCGGGGCGAGCTCGTCGTACTCCCGACGGACACCGTGTACGGCATCGGGGCGGACGCCTTCAGCTCCGAGGGCGTGGTGGACCTGCTGGACGCCAAGGGGCGCGGGCGCAACATGCCCACCCCTGTCCTCATCGGCTCCCCGAACACCCTGCACGGGCTCGTCACGGACTTCTCCGAGCAGGCCTGGGAGCTCGTCGACGCCTTCTGGCCGGGCGCGCTCACGCTCGTCGCCAAGCACCAGCCGTCCCTCCAGTGGGACCTGGGCGACACCCGGGGCACCGTGGCCGTACGGATGCCGCTGCACCCGGTCGCCATCGAACTGCTCACGGAGGTCGGCCCGATGGCCGTCTCCAGCGCCAACCTCACCGGCCACCCGGCGCCGGAGGACTGCGACGCGGCCCAGGAGATGCTCGGAGACTCGGTCTCCGTGTACCTGGACGGCGGCCCGACCCCCGGCAACATCCCCTCGTCGATCGTCGACGTCACCGGCAGGATCCCGGTCCTGCTGCGCGCGGGCGCACTCTCCGCCGAGGAGCTCCGCAAGGTGGTACCTGACCTTGAGGTGGCCAATTGA
- a CDS encoding arsenate reductase/protein-tyrosine-phosphatase family protein, translating into MTAPEGRGIGAVAPGGTFRILHVSTGNVCRSPITERLTRHALADRLGARLTGGLIVESAGTWGHEGAPMEANAATVLSDYGADADGFLGRELLDDHVIRADLVLTATRDHRAQVISMGHSAGLRTFTLKEFTRLVRAIDPATLPDPLDEGVVERARALVRAAAALRGWLLAPTVEADEVNDPYGAPITFFRSIGDEINQALDPVVTALTGVAATH; encoded by the coding sequence TTGACAGCCCCTGAGGGGCGTGGCATAGGCGCGGTCGCCCCCGGCGGCACGTTCAGGATCCTCCACGTCAGCACCGGCAACGTCTGCCGCTCGCCGATCACCGAGCGGCTGACCCGCCATGCCCTGGCCGACCGGCTGGGCGCCCGGCTGACCGGCGGCCTGATCGTGGAGAGCGCGGGCACCTGGGGCCACGAGGGGGCCCCGATGGAGGCCAACGCGGCGACCGTCCTGTCGGACTACGGCGCGGACGCCGACGGCTTCCTCGGCCGCGAGCTGCTCGACGACCACGTGATCCGCGCCGACCTGGTGCTCACCGCGACCCGTGACCACCGGGCCCAGGTCATCTCGATGGGCCACTCGGCGGGGCTGCGCACCTTCACCCTGAAGGAGTTCACCCGTCTCGTCCGGGCCATAGACCCGGCGACGCTGCCGGACCCGCTCGACGAGGGCGTGGTGGAGCGCGCGCGGGCCCTGGTGCGGGCCGCCGCGGCGCTGCGCGGGTGGCTGCTCGCGCCGACGGTCGAGGCGGACGAGGTCAACGATCCGTACGGGGCGCCGATCACCTTCTTCCGGTCGATCGGTGACGAGATCAACCAGGCGCTGGATCCGGTGGTGACCGCGCTGACGGGTGTGGCCGCGACCCACTGA
- the glyA gene encoding serine hydroxymethyltransferase, protein MPVTATARHSAGFDALRAQDPEMADVISGETERQTGSLQLIAAENFSSPAVLAALGSALSNKYAEGYPGARHHGGCEMVDIAERIACERATALFGAEHANVQPHSGSSAVLAAYAALLRPGDTVLAMGLAHGGHLTHGSPANFSGRWFDFVGYGVDAESGLIDYDQVRALAEQHRPRAIVCGSISYPRHPDYAAFRAIADEAGAYLIADAAHPMGLIAGGAAPSPVPYADVVCATTHKVLRGPRGGMILCGPDLADRIDRAVFPFTQGGAQMHTIAAKAVAFGEAATPAFASYAHQVVANARVLAAGLAAEGFAVTTGGTDTHLITADPAPLGIGGQQARSLLAAAGLVLDTCALPYGDGRGIRLGTAAVTTQGMGAPEMADIAALFMKALREEQGTREEVRELARRFPSNSG, encoded by the coding sequence ATGCCGGTCACCGCCACAGCCCGCCACTCCGCCGGTTTCGACGCCCTGCGCGCGCAGGACCCGGAGATGGCCGACGTCATCAGCGGCGAGACCGAGCGGCAGACCGGCTCGCTCCAGCTGATCGCCGCGGAGAACTTCAGCTCACCCGCCGTCCTCGCGGCTCTCGGCTCCGCGCTGTCCAACAAGTACGCGGAGGGCTATCCGGGCGCCCGCCACCACGGCGGCTGCGAAATGGTCGACATCGCCGAGCGGATCGCCTGTGAGCGGGCCACAGCGCTCTTCGGAGCCGAACACGCGAACGTACAGCCGCACTCCGGGTCCTCGGCCGTCCTGGCGGCGTACGCGGCCCTTCTGCGCCCCGGTGACACGGTCCTCGCCATGGGTCTGGCGCACGGCGGGCACCTCACGCACGGTTCGCCCGCCAATTTCTCCGGCCGCTGGTTCGACTTCGTCGGGTACGGGGTGGACGCCGAGAGCGGACTGATCGACTACGACCAGGTGCGGGCCCTCGCCGAGCAGCACCGGCCGCGGGCCATCGTCTGCGGGTCCATCTCGTATCCGCGCCACCCCGACTACGCGGCGTTCCGCGCCATCGCCGACGAGGCGGGCGCCTATCTGATCGCGGACGCGGCCCACCCGATGGGCCTGATCGCCGGGGGAGCGGCGCCCAGTCCCGTTCCGTACGCCGATGTCGTCTGCGCCACCACCCACAAGGTGCTGCGCGGTCCGCGCGGCGGGATGATCCTCTGCGGCCCGGACCTGGCCGACCGGATCGACCGGGCCGTCTTCCCGTTCACCCAGGGCGGCGCGCAGATGCACACGATCGCGGCCAAGGCCGTGGCCTTCGGCGAGGCAGCGACGCCGGCCTTCGCCTCCTACGCCCACCAGGTGGTGGCGAACGCGCGCGTGCTCGCGGCCGGACTCGCGGCGGAGGGCTTCGCGGTCACCACCGGCGGGACCGACACCCACCTGATCACGGCGGATCCGGCCCCGCTCGGCATCGGCGGGCAGCAGGCCCGCAGCCTCCTGGCAGCCGCGGGCCTGGTCCTGGACACCTGCGCACTGCCTTACGGTGATGGGCGGGGCATCCGGCTGGGCACCGCCGCCGTCACCACGCAGGGCATGGGGGCGCCGGAGATGGCCGACATCGCGGCGCTGTTCATGAAGGCGTTGCGCGAAGAGCAGGGAACCCGTGAAGAAGTCCGAGAACTGGCCAGGAGGTTTCCGTCGAATTCGGGATAG